A stretch of Lathyrus oleraceus cultivar Zhongwan6 chromosome 6, CAAS_Psat_ZW6_1.0, whole genome shotgun sequence DNA encodes these proteins:
- the LOC127091501 gene encoding uncharacterized protein LOC127091501 isoform X1, translated as MAKSSSSSSNSENSGELLCVGTLEIATPKPVGFLCGSIPVPTDKSFHSFHSALLPTPQTVNAPRYRYRMLPTETDLNTPPLLANFQEKVLPVGAVQSKATAGDFPWESTSIASNFTRKCEALAVSGFVDYGDEIDIIAPADILKQIFKMPYSKARLSIAVHRIGDTLVLNTGPDIEEGEKLIRRHNNNQSKCADQSLFLNFAMHSVRMEACDCPPTHHVSSEEQSNSSVFPGKTPHIVVQNDDVVQAEGYNCHSDYSQVGQDSLFWSSKKNRRNKSHSSVNKVSQVGEKPRSSMQESEKQRKVGNDNFLRVLFWQFHNFRMLLGSDLLLFSNEKYVAVSLHLWDVKRQVTPLTWLEAWLDNVMASVPELAICYHHNGVVQGYELLKTDDIFLLKGISEDGTPAFHPYVVQQNGLSVLRFLRDNCKQDPGAYWLYKGAGEDDIQLFDLSVIPKSHSSNSSDDASSSLPSLISSGRSDAVYSLGILLYRIAHRLSLSMAPKNRARCVRFFRQCLEFLDDSDHLAVRAIAHEQFARLILNYDEELKLTPESLAVECELSVTEANESSLDGENSNSELVAHEMFYLLADGNSSEHRNISEHLESEGPAKMISEAPNSVSGELIPAGNTELSNQGGVEPCLSSGVRPSVCEVSPVSEPVVQTVADPISSKLAAVHHVSQAIKSLRWMRQLQSTEPEMMAQFNNNHDTPPSSFNVSVCACGDSDCIEVCDIREWLPTSKLDHKLWKLVLLLGESYLALAEAYKEDGQLYQALKVIQLSCSVYGSMPSHLEDTKFISSMASYSSLKREHIDMNENMKWLDDREEEPVYGYIEWKSSTYLFWAKVWVLVGDVKIEFHRIKGKETSAQDMTKSATTGLRMSSEVVKEVKRLKKKLVQLNQNCSSCSLVNCSCQSDRASSGNSASSSNADVTLTYGRKHSKRLSSKIANLLPARDSGDEFIQDKESRKDSDAEYFEDSNYGGSLAEVESSAAMNSRNVEGSSETDNSCSSAVSQTEVNSKETGKAKIGGIFEYLAEPLVGDVEHNLLSALKCYEEARKAFLKFSSGLSELQSVVRKKGWVCNELGRIRIENKELHKAELAFTDAIDAFREVSDHTNIILINCNLGHGKRALAEEMISEMENLKLHNIFQIAYNHALETAKLEYKESLRYYGAARLELNAIKEDTDTGTSSLRNEVHTQFAHTYLRLGMLLARENTTAEVYENGSLEKTRSHTNSHGRKAKKDLRKHEISANEAIREALSVYESLGELRKQEAAYAYFQLACYQRDCCLKFMNSNNKKSGLSKGENSIMQRIKQYASLAERNWQKAVDFYGPKTHSNMYITILVERSALSLSVSTHLHSNVMLESALAHMFEGRHVSNTNMDTFSISYPELHAKYWSQLQVLLKKMLATVLSSSANKSLSQPSSTSSRSGDSQKIKELYKMSLKGTDMAQLHTMYSLWIS; from the exons ATGGCGAAGTCATCCTCTTCGTCGTCGAACTCTGAAAATTCCGGCGAGCTTCTCTGCGTCGGAACTTTAGAAATCGCCACTCCCAAACCCGTTGGATTCCTCTGCGGCTCAATCCCCGTTCCCACCGATAAATCTTTCCACTCTTTTCATTCCGCTCTTCTCCCAACCCCGCAAAC AGTCAATGCTCCGCGATATCGGTACCGGATGTTGCCAACTGAAACGGACCTGAATACTCCTCCGCTTCTTGCTAATTTCCAAGAAAAGGTTCTTCCTGTTGGTGCTGTTCAGTCCAAGGCAACTGCAGGAG ATTTTCCATGGGAAAGCACTTCCATTGCGTCAAATTTCACTAGAAAATGTGAGGCTCTTGCAGTGTCTGGCTTTGTCGACTACGGCGACGAGATTGACATAATTGCTCCAGCAGACATTTTGAAGCAGATATTTAAAATGCCATATTCCAAGGCTCGGCTGTCGATTGCTGTTCATCGCATTGGTGATACTCTTGTTTTGAACACTGG GCCGGATATTGAAGAGGGTGAAAAGTTGATTAGGCGGCATAATAATAACCAATCAAAATGTGCAGATCAATctttatttttgaattttgctATGCATTCAGTCCGAATGGAGGCCTGTGATTGTCCACCAACTCATCATGTTTCATCAGAAGAGCAATCGAATTCTTCTGTTTTTCCTGGAAAAACGCCCCATATTGTGGTACAGAATGATGATGTTGTTCAAGCTGAAGGATACAATTGCCATTCTGACTACTCACAGGTTGGACAGGACAGCTTATTTTGGAGTAGCAAAAAGAATAGGAGAAATAAGAGTCATAGTTCAGTTAATAAGGTGTCACAAGTTGGTGAAAAACCCAGATCATCAATGCAAGAGTCTGAAAAACAGAGAAAAGTTGGTAATGATAACTTTCTAAGGGTTTTATTCTGGCAGTTTCATAATTTCCGTATGCTCCTGGGAAGTGACCTGCTTTTATTCAGTAATGAAAAGTATGTTGCTGTGAGCTTGCATTTATGGGATGTCAAACGACAG GTCACGCCTTTAACTTGGCTTGAAGCTTGGCTTGACAATGTTATGGCAAGTGTACCAGAGTTGGCCATATGTTATCATCACAATGGTGTTGTTCAGGGATATGAGCTTTTAAAAACGGATGACATTTTTCTCCTTAAAGGGATATCGGAGGATGGAACCCCTGCATTTCATCCGTATGTTGTCCAACAAAATGGTCTGTCTGTTTTGAGGTTTCTTCGGGACAATTGCAAGCAGGATCCTGGAGCTTATTGg CTTTATAAAGGTGCTGGTGAAGATGATATACAACTTTTTGATCTTTCTGTTATTCCGAAAAGCCATTCCTCTAACAGTAGTGATGATGCTTCAAGCTCCTTGCCGTCACTAATCAGTAGTGGTAGAAGTGATGCAGTATATTCCCTGGGAATTCTTCTCTATCGAATTGCTCACAGGCTTTCACTCTCAATG GCCCCAAAAAACAGGGCTAGGTGTGTGAGGTTCTTTAGACAGTGTTTGGAGTTCCTTGATGACTCTGACCATCTG GCGGTACGTGCAATTGCTCACGAACAATTTGCGAGGCTGATTTTAAATTATGACGAGGAGTTGAAATTAACTCCTGAATCTCTAGCGGTAGAATGTGAACTATCTGTTACTGAAGCCAATGAATCATCTTTGGATGGTGAAAACAGTAATTCTGAACTAGTTGCCCATGAAATGTTTTATCTGCTTGCTGATGGAAACTCAAGTGAACACAGGAATATAAGTGAGCACTTAGAATCAGAAGGTCCTGCAAAGATGATTTCTGAAGCACCCAATTCTGTTTCTGGGGAACTTATACCAGCCGGCAACACAGAACTGAGCAACCAAGGAGGGGTTGAACCATGTTTGTCTTCTGGTGTTAGGCCTTCGGTATGTGAAGTAAGTCCAGTTTCCGAACCTGTTGTTCAGACGGTTGCTGATCCAATCTCATCCAAGTTAGCTGCTGTACATCATGTTTCCCAGGCCATTAAGTCTTTGAGATGGATGAGGCAGCTTCAGAGCACTGAACCAGAGATGATGGCTCAATTCAATAATAATCATGACACACCACCATCATCGTTTAATGTTTCTGTCTGTGCTTGTGGGGATTCCGATTGTATTGAAGTTTGTGACATTCGAGAATGGCTTCCAACGTCCAAGTTGGATCATAAGTTGTGGAAGCTTGTTCTTTTGCTTGGAGAATCTTATTTGGCACTAGCAGAAGCTTATAAAGAGGATGGCCAGCTTTATCAAGCCTTAAAGGTTATACAGTTATCGTGTTCTGTTTATGGATCAATGCCTTCACATCTTGAAGACACAAAATTTATTTCTTCAATGGCTAGTTACTCATCTTTAAAGAGAGAACACATTGATATGAATGAAAACATGAAATGGTTGGATGATAGAGAAGAGGAGCCTGTTTATGGATACATAGAATGGAAATCTTCTACCTACCTTTTCTGGGCCAAGGTATGGGTGTTAGTTGGAGATGTTAAAATTGAATTCCATAGGATAAAGGGTAAAGAAACTTCAGCGCAAGATATGACAAAATCTGCTACCACAGGATTGAGAATGTCATCTGAGGTTGTGAAGGAGGTAAAAAGACTGAAGAAGAAGCTGGTGCAGTTGAACCAGAACTGCAGTTCATGTTCCTTGGTAAATTGCAGTTGCCAGAGTGACAGAGCTAGTAGTGGAAACAGCGCAAGTAGCAGTAATGCAGATGTAACCTTGACTTATGGTAGAAAGCATAGTAAACGATTGTCTTCTAAAATTGCCAATCTCTTGCCTGCAAGAGACTCAGGAGACGAGTTCATTCAAGACAAGGAGAGTAGAAAAGATTCTGATGCTGAATATTTTGAGGACAGTAATTATGGTGGAAGCTTGGCAGAAGTTGAATCCTCAGCTGCTATGAACTCTAGAAATGTTGAGGGATCTTCTGAGACAGACAATTCATGCTCTAGTGCTGTCTCTCAAACTGAAGTTAATTCAAAGGAAACAGGAAAAGCCAAAATTGGTGGGATATTTGAGTACCTAGCAGAACCTCTAGTTGGAGATGTAGAACACAACCTATTGAGTGCTTTGAAATGCTATGAAGAAGCTAGAAAAGCATTCCTTAAATTTTCATCTGGTTTGTCAGAGTTACAATCAGTGGTTAGAAAAAAAGGGTGGGTTTGCAATGAATTAGGCCGAATCAGAATTGAAAATAAAGAACTGCATAAAGCTGAACTAGCATTTACTGATGCTATAGATGCATTCAGAGAAGTTTCAGATCACACCAACATAATATTGATAAACTGTAATTTAGGACATGGAAAACGGGCCCTTGCTGAGGAGATGATATCTGAAATGGAAAATCTTAAACTACATAATATCTTCCAAATTGCATACAATCATGCATTGGAAACTGCAAAACTGGAATATAAAGAATCTCTTAGATATTATGGGGCAGCAAGGTTAGAACTAAATGCCATTAAAGAGGACACTGATACTGGCACAAGCAGCTTAAGGAATGAGGTACATACACAGTTTGCTCACACTTATCTGCGGCTTGGCATGCTTTTGGCAAGAGAAAATACTACAGCCGAAGTTTATGAGAATGGATCATTGGAAAAGACCCGTAGTCATACCAATTCCCATGGCAGAAAAGCAAAGAAAGATCTAAGAAAGCATGAAATTTCAGCTAATGAGGCAATCAGGGAAGCATTATCCGTTTATGAGTCCCTAGGGGAGCTACGCAAACAGGAGGCTGCGTATGCTTACTTCCAGTTGGCTTGTTATCAGAGAGACTGTTGTTTGAAGTTTATGAATTCTAACAATAAGAAAAGTGGTTTGTCAAAAGGTGAAAACAGCATCATGCAACGAATCAAGCAGTATGCATCTCTTGCAGAGAGGAACTGGCAAAAAGCCGTGGATTTCTATGGCCCCAAAACACATTCTAACATGTATATAACTATTCTGGTGGAGAGATCAGCTCTTTCATTAAGCGTTTCAACCCACTTACACTCCAATGTG ATGCTGGAGTCAGCTTTGGCTCATATGTTTGAAGGACGGCATGTTTCAAATACAAATATGGACACTTTCAGTATCAGCTATCCCGAACTTCATGCAAAATATTGGAGTCAGTTGCAAGTGCTTTTGAAGAAAATGTTGGCCACGGTGCTTTCGTCGAGTGCAAATAAATCTCTCTCCCAACCATCTTCAACGTCTAGCAGATCTGGTGATAGTCAAAAGATCAAGGAACTGTACAAGATGTCCCTGAAGGGTACTGACATGGCTCAACTGCATACTATGTACAGCTTGTGGATATCATGA
- the LOC127091501 gene encoding uncharacterized protein LOC127091501 isoform X2 → MHSVRMEACDCPPTHHVSSEEQSNSSVFPGKTPHIVVQNDDVVQAEGYNCHSDYSQVGQDSLFWSSKKNRRNKSHSSVNKVSQVGEKPRSSMQESEKQRKVGNDNFLRVLFWQFHNFRMLLGSDLLLFSNEKYVAVSLHLWDVKRQVTPLTWLEAWLDNVMASVPELAICYHHNGVVQGYELLKTDDIFLLKGISEDGTPAFHPYVVQQNGLSVLRFLRDNCKQDPGAYWLYKGAGEDDIQLFDLSVIPKSHSSNSSDDASSSLPSLISSGRSDAVYSLGILLYRIAHRLSLSMAPKNRARCVRFFRQCLEFLDDSDHLAVRAIAHEQFARLILNYDEELKLTPESLAVECELSVTEANESSLDGENSNSELVAHEMFYLLADGNSSEHRNISEHLESEGPAKMISEAPNSVSGELIPAGNTELSNQGGVEPCLSSGVRPSVCEVSPVSEPVVQTVADPISSKLAAVHHVSQAIKSLRWMRQLQSTEPEMMAQFNNNHDTPPSSFNVSVCACGDSDCIEVCDIREWLPTSKLDHKLWKLVLLLGESYLALAEAYKEDGQLYQALKVIQLSCSVYGSMPSHLEDTKFISSMASYSSLKREHIDMNENMKWLDDREEEPVYGYIEWKSSTYLFWAKVWVLVGDVKIEFHRIKGKETSAQDMTKSATTGLRMSSEVVKEVKRLKKKLVQLNQNCSSCSLVNCSCQSDRASSGNSASSSNADVTLTYGRKHSKRLSSKIANLLPARDSGDEFIQDKESRKDSDAEYFEDSNYGGSLAEVESSAAMNSRNVEGSSETDNSCSSAVSQTEVNSKETGKAKIGGIFEYLAEPLVGDVEHNLLSALKCYEEARKAFLKFSSGLSELQSVVRKKGWVCNELGRIRIENKELHKAELAFTDAIDAFREVSDHTNIILINCNLGHGKRALAEEMISEMENLKLHNIFQIAYNHALETAKLEYKESLRYYGAARLELNAIKEDTDTGTSSLRNEVHTQFAHTYLRLGMLLARENTTAEVYENGSLEKTRSHTNSHGRKAKKDLRKHEISANEAIREALSVYESLGELRKQEAAYAYFQLACYQRDCCLKFMNSNNKKSGLSKGENSIMQRIKQYASLAERNWQKAVDFYGPKTHSNMYITILVERSALSLSVSTHLHSNVMLESALAHMFEGRHVSNTNMDTFSISYPELHAKYWSQLQVLLKKMLATVLSSSANKSLSQPSSTSSRSGDSQKIKELYKMSLKGTDMAQLHTMYSLWIS, encoded by the exons ATGCATTCAGTCCGAATGGAGGCCTGTGATTGTCCACCAACTCATCATGTTTCATCAGAAGAGCAATCGAATTCTTCTGTTTTTCCTGGAAAAACGCCCCATATTGTGGTACAGAATGATGATGTTGTTCAAGCTGAAGGATACAATTGCCATTCTGACTACTCACAGGTTGGACAGGACAGCTTATTTTGGAGTAGCAAAAAGAATAGGAGAAATAAGAGTCATAGTTCAGTTAATAAGGTGTCACAAGTTGGTGAAAAACCCAGATCATCAATGCAAGAGTCTGAAAAACAGAGAAAAGTTGGTAATGATAACTTTCTAAGGGTTTTATTCTGGCAGTTTCATAATTTCCGTATGCTCCTGGGAAGTGACCTGCTTTTATTCAGTAATGAAAAGTATGTTGCTGTGAGCTTGCATTTATGGGATGTCAAACGACAG GTCACGCCTTTAACTTGGCTTGAAGCTTGGCTTGACAATGTTATGGCAAGTGTACCAGAGTTGGCCATATGTTATCATCACAATGGTGTTGTTCAGGGATATGAGCTTTTAAAAACGGATGACATTTTTCTCCTTAAAGGGATATCGGAGGATGGAACCCCTGCATTTCATCCGTATGTTGTCCAACAAAATGGTCTGTCTGTTTTGAGGTTTCTTCGGGACAATTGCAAGCAGGATCCTGGAGCTTATTGg CTTTATAAAGGTGCTGGTGAAGATGATATACAACTTTTTGATCTTTCTGTTATTCCGAAAAGCCATTCCTCTAACAGTAGTGATGATGCTTCAAGCTCCTTGCCGTCACTAATCAGTAGTGGTAGAAGTGATGCAGTATATTCCCTGGGAATTCTTCTCTATCGAATTGCTCACAGGCTTTCACTCTCAATG GCCCCAAAAAACAGGGCTAGGTGTGTGAGGTTCTTTAGACAGTGTTTGGAGTTCCTTGATGACTCTGACCATCTG GCGGTACGTGCAATTGCTCACGAACAATTTGCGAGGCTGATTTTAAATTATGACGAGGAGTTGAAATTAACTCCTGAATCTCTAGCGGTAGAATGTGAACTATCTGTTACTGAAGCCAATGAATCATCTTTGGATGGTGAAAACAGTAATTCTGAACTAGTTGCCCATGAAATGTTTTATCTGCTTGCTGATGGAAACTCAAGTGAACACAGGAATATAAGTGAGCACTTAGAATCAGAAGGTCCTGCAAAGATGATTTCTGAAGCACCCAATTCTGTTTCTGGGGAACTTATACCAGCCGGCAACACAGAACTGAGCAACCAAGGAGGGGTTGAACCATGTTTGTCTTCTGGTGTTAGGCCTTCGGTATGTGAAGTAAGTCCAGTTTCCGAACCTGTTGTTCAGACGGTTGCTGATCCAATCTCATCCAAGTTAGCTGCTGTACATCATGTTTCCCAGGCCATTAAGTCTTTGAGATGGATGAGGCAGCTTCAGAGCACTGAACCAGAGATGATGGCTCAATTCAATAATAATCATGACACACCACCATCATCGTTTAATGTTTCTGTCTGTGCTTGTGGGGATTCCGATTGTATTGAAGTTTGTGACATTCGAGAATGGCTTCCAACGTCCAAGTTGGATCATAAGTTGTGGAAGCTTGTTCTTTTGCTTGGAGAATCTTATTTGGCACTAGCAGAAGCTTATAAAGAGGATGGCCAGCTTTATCAAGCCTTAAAGGTTATACAGTTATCGTGTTCTGTTTATGGATCAATGCCTTCACATCTTGAAGACACAAAATTTATTTCTTCAATGGCTAGTTACTCATCTTTAAAGAGAGAACACATTGATATGAATGAAAACATGAAATGGTTGGATGATAGAGAAGAGGAGCCTGTTTATGGATACATAGAATGGAAATCTTCTACCTACCTTTTCTGGGCCAAGGTATGGGTGTTAGTTGGAGATGTTAAAATTGAATTCCATAGGATAAAGGGTAAAGAAACTTCAGCGCAAGATATGACAAAATCTGCTACCACAGGATTGAGAATGTCATCTGAGGTTGTGAAGGAGGTAAAAAGACTGAAGAAGAAGCTGGTGCAGTTGAACCAGAACTGCAGTTCATGTTCCTTGGTAAATTGCAGTTGCCAGAGTGACAGAGCTAGTAGTGGAAACAGCGCAAGTAGCAGTAATGCAGATGTAACCTTGACTTATGGTAGAAAGCATAGTAAACGATTGTCTTCTAAAATTGCCAATCTCTTGCCTGCAAGAGACTCAGGAGACGAGTTCATTCAAGACAAGGAGAGTAGAAAAGATTCTGATGCTGAATATTTTGAGGACAGTAATTATGGTGGAAGCTTGGCAGAAGTTGAATCCTCAGCTGCTATGAACTCTAGAAATGTTGAGGGATCTTCTGAGACAGACAATTCATGCTCTAGTGCTGTCTCTCAAACTGAAGTTAATTCAAAGGAAACAGGAAAAGCCAAAATTGGTGGGATATTTGAGTACCTAGCAGAACCTCTAGTTGGAGATGTAGAACACAACCTATTGAGTGCTTTGAAATGCTATGAAGAAGCTAGAAAAGCATTCCTTAAATTTTCATCTGGTTTGTCAGAGTTACAATCAGTGGTTAGAAAAAAAGGGTGGGTTTGCAATGAATTAGGCCGAATCAGAATTGAAAATAAAGAACTGCATAAAGCTGAACTAGCATTTACTGATGCTATAGATGCATTCAGAGAAGTTTCAGATCACACCAACATAATATTGATAAACTGTAATTTAGGACATGGAAAACGGGCCCTTGCTGAGGAGATGATATCTGAAATGGAAAATCTTAAACTACATAATATCTTCCAAATTGCATACAATCATGCATTGGAAACTGCAAAACTGGAATATAAAGAATCTCTTAGATATTATGGGGCAGCAAGGTTAGAACTAAATGCCATTAAAGAGGACACTGATACTGGCACAAGCAGCTTAAGGAATGAGGTACATACACAGTTTGCTCACACTTATCTGCGGCTTGGCATGCTTTTGGCAAGAGAAAATACTACAGCCGAAGTTTATGAGAATGGATCATTGGAAAAGACCCGTAGTCATACCAATTCCCATGGCAGAAAAGCAAAGAAAGATCTAAGAAAGCATGAAATTTCAGCTAATGAGGCAATCAGGGAAGCATTATCCGTTTATGAGTCCCTAGGGGAGCTACGCAAACAGGAGGCTGCGTATGCTTACTTCCAGTTGGCTTGTTATCAGAGAGACTGTTGTTTGAAGTTTATGAATTCTAACAATAAGAAAAGTGGTTTGTCAAAAGGTGAAAACAGCATCATGCAACGAATCAAGCAGTATGCATCTCTTGCAGAGAGGAACTGGCAAAAAGCCGTGGATTTCTATGGCCCCAAAACACATTCTAACATGTATATAACTATTCTGGTGGAGAGATCAGCTCTTTCATTAAGCGTTTCAACCCACTTACACTCCAATGTG ATGCTGGAGTCAGCTTTGGCTCATATGTTTGAAGGACGGCATGTTTCAAATACAAATATGGACACTTTCAGTATCAGCTATCCCGAACTTCATGCAAAATATTGGAGTCAGTTGCAAGTGCTTTTGAAGAAAATGTTGGCCACGGTGCTTTCGTCGAGTGCAAATAAATCTCTCTCCCAACCATCTTCAACGTCTAGCAGATCTGGTGATAGTCAAAAGATCAAGGAACTGTACAAGATGTCCCTGAAGGGTACTGACATGGCTCAACTGCATACTATGTACAGCTTGTGGATATCATGA